From Nilaparvata lugens isolate BPH chromosome 7, ASM1435652v1, whole genome shotgun sequence, one genomic window encodes:
- the LOC111049033 gene encoding kynurenine--oxoglutarate transaminase 3 yields MASPSGEKFKLPGRFGNIGNSVWNEFTQLAIEHRPVHLAQGFPDFPAPKHVTQTLEDVVVNGNPLLQQYTRGFGHPKLVRTLSKLYSKLIGREIDAFSEILITCGAYGALFSCIEGHTNPGDEFIIIEPFFDSYEPTISAAGGKPVYIPLRPKPNNDSDGPMTSADWVLDPDELASKFNSKTKAIIVNTPLNPIGKVFSVEELTVIANLCKKWNTLCISDEVYEWITYQPSKHVRIASLPDMWKRTITIGTAGKTLGVTGWKVGWAYGPANLLENLRIVAQNCVNSCATPLQEAVARCLELEMTRMDSADSIFKKNASNYESKRDFLVNTLTQIGMKPIIPEGGYFIVADWSSLESSVDLSKETDKYKDFRFAKYLTKNVGLLGIPPSAFYSEPNKQLASTLIRFCFVKEEETLQKAAKILHDWRTQK; encoded by the exons ATGGCTTCCCCGAGCGGAGAAAAGTTCAAACTACCTGGAAGATTTGGAAATATAGGAAACAGTGTATG GAATGAATTCACTCAGTTGGCAATAGAACATAGACCAGTGCACTTGGCCCAAGGATTTCCAGACTTTCCAGCACCTAAACATGTGACACAAACTCTTGAAGACGTTGTTGTCAATGGAAATCCTCTTCTCCAGcagtataccagaggattt gGCCATCCGAAATTGGTGAGAACTCTCAGCAAACTATACTCCAAGTTGATTGGGAGAGAGATCGATGCTTTCTCAGAAATACTCATTACATGTGGAGCTTATGGGGCTTTATTCAGTTGCATAGAAGGACATACTAACCCTGGTGATGAGTTTATCATAATTGAGCCATTCTTTGACAGTTATGAGCCTACGATTTCAGCTGCAGGAGGAAAACCAGTCTACATCCCACTACGACCG AAACCAAATAATGACTCGGATGGTCCAATGACATCAGCAGACTGGGTTTTGGATCCAGATGAGCTAGCATCAAAATTCAACTCAAAAACCAAAGCCATCATTGTCAATACACCTCTCAATCCCATTGGAAAAGTATTCTCAGTGGAAGAGTTAACAGTCATTGCCAATCTGTGTAAAAAATGGAACACGCTTTGCATTTCGGATGAGGTTTATGAATGGATCACTTACCAGCCAAGTAAACATGTGAGAATAG CTTCACTACCAGACATGTGGAAACGCACCATCACCATTGGAACAGCGGGGAAAACGTTGGGTGTCACTGGGTGGAAAGTGGGATGGGCTTATGGACCTGCCAACCTCTTGGAGAACCTTCGAATCGTGGCTCAAAACTGTGTCAACTCATGCGCCACTCCGCTTCAA GAAGCAGTTGCGAGATGTTTGGAACTCGAAATGACTAGGATGGACAGCGCAGATAGCATTTTCAAGAAGAACGCGTCCAATTATGAGTCAAAACGAGACTTTCTTGTCAATACACTCACACAGATTGGCATGAAACCGATTATTCCCGAGGGCGGCTATTTCATAGTGGCTGATTGGTCATCTCTAG AAAGCTCAGTTGACCTGTCAAAAGAAACGGATAAGTACAAAGACTTCAGGTTTGCTAAGTATTTAACGAAAAACGTTGGTCTGCTGGGAATTCCTCCCTCGGCATTCTACAGTGAGCCTAATAAACAATTGGCTTCTACCTTGATACGTTTTTGTTTTGTCAAG gAGGAAGAGACTCTCCAAAAAGCAGCAAAAATTCTACATGATTGGAGAACACAAAAATAA